The following are from one region of the Verrucomicrobiaceae bacterium genome:
- a CDS encoding DUF1501 domain-containing protein, whose translation MHNNIEEAWKKRAELDTALAALLQGLSQHGLLEPHWSSSAPNSAVAPRSTAAGGRDHHPRSSPP comes from the coding sequence ATGCACAACAACATCGAAGAGGCCTGGAAGAAAAGGGCCGAACTCGACACCGCACTCGCCGCCCTGCTCCAGGGCCTTTCCCAGCATGGCCTGCTAGAACCACACTGGTCGTCCTCTGCTCCGAATTCGGCCGTGGCCCCAAGATCAACAGCAGCAGGCGGCCGCGACCACCACCCGAGGTCTTCTCCACC